GGATCGAGCAGACCGGCGGCGCGTTGCGCCTCGGCTTCGCAGCTGGGGATGTGATCATCACGGAGCGGGTCCGGCCGGTCGTAGCTGCCCTCGATCTCGTCGTCACCCAGCAGCAGATACCGCTTCGCCCAGTACCCGAGCGGCTGCGTCTCGTAGCGTTTGATCCGGTCGAGGAACTGCCGGAACTCGACCGCGCTCCTGACTGTGACCCGGCCGAGTATCAGGTCCGGTGCAGAACCACTCCCGTCAATGTCGGCGTACCACGCATCGAGCGCATAGGCAGCATCGCCGTACACCTCCGGGTCAATGTCGTACCCGATTTCACGTGGAGGTAACACCGGGCTGGTGCGCAGCAACAGCCTGTTCCGGTAGTCGTATGTCCCATCGCCGGCAAGTAACACATAGGCCGGACGCTTCGCCTGCAGCAGGTGCTTTATCGCGCCCGGCTCCGCGATGCCGAACGCGTACTCGTCATACACGTCGGACAGCTTCGCGATGCCCACGCGCGCGTTCGGTATTCCAGCAACGTTCCCTTCGCGATACCGGGCAAACAGCTTCGCGGATTGGTAGAACTCGTCGGGGCAGACGATGTAATAATCCGCATCGCCTGCGGTCCGGAGGTTGCCGGGAGTCCGGCGCACCACCTGCGGTGCGAACAGGCCCGAAGGCAGCGCGCACCACAGTCGCCTGAAGCCACCGGCGCTGAGCCGCAGGCCGCGGCGGCTTCCGGCGACATCAGTATTAGTGATACGGTTCGGACTGAACGGGTTGGTCACGTCCAGGATGAGGGCGTCGCCGGACGCGCCATCGATTCCGAACTGGGCTCCGCTGCCCTCCGCCGCGAGGAACTCAAGCTGCGGGTTGGACGAGGTGACTGCCAGCTTCTCGGAATACCCGACTTCGAGATAGTCCAGGTAGACCTCGGCCGCGTCATCGCCGTACAGCTCGATAGACAGCGTGTCAGACTGTCCCGCGCGCGCGGCTGCCGCTGCCGGCAGGCTGTCAATATAGAAGTCGACGGCCGGCGGCGTGCTGGGCGCCTCGGCAACTCTGAGCGAGTCGACCAGCAGGCCATTCAGATAGATCCGGGCATTGGCATGGGCGCCGGCAGAAGCGCTGTTGCCGTAGAATCGGCCCCTGAGCCAGCGAATGGTGTCACGTTGCGGTATCGCAAGCTGGATTGGGACGGTCGTATCCAGACCCTCGGTCTTGACGATGTCCTTCCACAACCAGAGCAGGCCGGAACGGGCCGGGCACAGGCTGTCCAGTTCGAGCCGGGCGTGCTCGTACGCGTCCGTCTGAGGGCTGGTTGCGCCCGCGCCCGAAACGCTGTCCATGCGGCGGCCGTTCTCGCCGCCCCACGTCAGCCACCAGCAGTTGGTGTCCGTGAACACGTTTGTGCGCCAGAGCGTGTCGTTCGTGCGCCAGGACGTATCATTGACCTGCCAGTACGAAGGCGATTCGGCGTAGAATGCCAGGTACTCGCCCTTGTCGAACTTCGTGTCGCCGTTGTCCTTCACATATACCGGGACCTCGACCATTGTGTCCGGGTATGGGCCGTTGATTGTGTACGGGCCGATGGAGTAGAGCTTCATCGTCGCCGGCGCGATTGACTCGGGGTGGAACCCGGCCGCCTGCAAGTCAGCCGGGTTGATGCGGTATATGCCCGTGCTTTCGGTCTTAATCCGGCACCAGACGTTCGACCGTGTGAAGAAGTTGACGGAATCCTGCGTCGGCAGGTCCAGCTTCCAGTGAATGGCGTCAGCGCCGTTCACGAGCATGGGGCTGATGACGCCGTCCAGCGCGTCCGGCCGGTCAACCGCAACCGCGGCATTGTCGAACGAAAGAGCCACACGTACCCTGTGGTGCATCCGGAGCGTGCCGGAGGCCGCATCATACTGGGCCGGGTTGACCTTTATCCTGGCAAACCGTACCCCGCGCAGCGTTTCGATGCTCAGGATCTCGGCGGTGGCCGTGGGCCACAGCCCGTTGCGCGCCTGCAAGTTGTATCCGGTCTCCTGCTTCCGCTCCGAAAACCCGACGGCCGGCCTGACCTGCACGTGCGCCGACGTCTCGTCACCTTCCGTCGCAACGCTGAGCCTCACGTTCCCGGACTGCGGTATTCCGACAAAGACTGTGCGGCTCGGCAGGTCCGGTTCGCCGGGCTTGGCTGACCGCTCAAAGCCCGGAGCCGAAACCGCCACCCCCGTCGCAGTGTTGGCCATGCCGAAGCTGTCGGCAGTAAATTCCAATTCCACGCCGCGTGTGCTGGAACTCAGAACCTGCACCGCCTGCGCCTGTGCGCTGCTCAGCGACCTCGAGCCGCTGCTCGTCTCGCCCGCCTTCCGGACGGCGGGCGCACTCGACATTGCTTTGGGATTGGCGGTTGGCGACTGGCGATTGGCGACTGGCGAAAATGCTGCCGCTGTCAGAATCGATGTGAGGAATACAAAGAGAACTGAACGGACACGTCGGGCGGTGTTAGTCATACCACAGAGATGTTATGCCATGCTCCTCCCATAGTCAAACTCAAACCCATGCACTACGCCAGACGCATTATGCTCGATGCTGGACGAATGCCGCTCCGGGCCAGGAATCTGCGCCATCTGCGTAATCTGCGGTTATGTCCTCTCCGCCTCCGCACTTCTGAAATCTAGCATCTAGCTTCTGACTTCTAACTTCGCCCGATCCTATAGAACCATCCCGACCACCGCTCCGCCCAGCACCAGCCACACCGGCTCAACCTTGACGAAGAGCAGCAGGCAAAGCGCAACCACCGCAAGGCCCGCATGAACCGGTCCGTGAATCGCGCTCCGGCCCACAAACACCGTGGCCGAGAGCAACATCCCGGTCACTGCCGGCATCACGCCGGAGAGAAATCCGCGGACGAGCGGATTAGATGATATGCGACGGTAGACGTGAATCAAGCCCCAGAGCATGAGAGACGACGGCAGGAAAGTGCCGAGAGCCGCTATCAACGCACCCCAGAGACCCAGCACCTTGTACCCGATGAACGCCGCCGTAATCGCCACCGGCCCGGGTGTAATCTGTCCCAGCGCCACGCCGTCGATGAACTCCCGCATCGACAGCCAGTGATGCACCTCCACAACCTCATGCTGCAGGAAAGGAATAGCCGCAAACCCGCCGCCAAAGATGACAGTGCCGACCTTCAGAAAGACATAGCTAAGCCCGACCGCCTTCTGCCACGCCGTCGGTCCCGCGGCAACCGCCACAGTGGCAAACAGGATTGCAGGGATCCACGGCGCGAACGCCATTCGCCTCCCGCCCTTCGCCTTTCGCTGTCCCCCGTTTTGCCTTTTGGCTTTTGGTTCTTGGCCTTCTTCCTTCTCCTCCCCTCCCTCGTCACTTCTAGCTTCTAGCCTCTCGCTTCTAGCCTCTGCCTTCGTCCTGTTCAGCAGTACTCCCAGCACTCCGCACCCCACCACCACCAGCAGCACGTCGGCCTTGGAGAAAAGCGCAGCCGCAGCGATGACGCCGATTACTACCGCCTGCCAGGTCTTGATGTTAGCCTTACCTATCGACCACGTCGCCCATGCGAGGATTCCTACGACCACCGGCTGAACGCCGCCGAACAGCTTCGTCACCAACGGCACGCTGCCGAACCGGAAATAGAGGAAACTAAGCCCGCACATCAGGACGAAACATGGCGCCAGCAGCGCGATGACCGCCACAACCATGCCTTTCAACCCGCGCAACTCGTAGCCGATGTACTCGGCATAGTTGGAGACAAACGGCCCGGGCAGCATCTGTCCCATCGCCACCGCGACGCTCAGTTCCGCGTCGTCAACCCACTGCCGCTTCTCTACCACTTCCTGCCGCAGCAGCGCAAGCATCCCGACCCCGCCGCCGAACCCGACTGTCCCAACCTTCGCAAACACCCGCGCGATTTCGCGCAGGCTCACGCGGTTCAGCTCAAGACCGCCGTCGGTCGCTGCCATGCGGCTATTCTAGTCCTGTGCCTGCAGTCTTCAAGCCGCGCGGGTTGACAGCGCGGCAAAGCTGTGGCAATCTGGCACGCAGGATATGCAATACGCGCTCTACGTTCTATTGGGCATCGGCCTTGCCGCAGCCTGTGGGTTTCGGGTCTTCGTGCCGTTCCTCGTAATCAGCATCGCTGCCTTGGCCGGGCACCTTAGACTCGCGCCCGACTTTGCCTGGCTCGGCTCGTGGCCCGCGCTCATCATCTTCGGGGTCGCAACCTTACTCGAAATCGTCGCCTATTACGTGCCCTGGCTCGACCACCTGCTCGATATCGCGGCGACGCCTGTCGCAATCGTCGCCGGCATCGTTGTCACGGCTTCGGTCGTAACAGGGATGAGCCCGGTGTTACGCTGGTCCCTTGCGGCAATCGCCGGAGGCGGAGTAGCCGCCGCGATCCAGCTTGCCACGGTCGCTCTGCGCCGGGCGTCGACCTACGCGACTGCCGGGCTGGCGCACCCGCTCGCGGCCACGCTCGAAACCGGCGGCTCAGTCGGGATGTCGATTCTGAGCCTGCTCCTGCCGTTCGTCGCCGGCTTGCTGGCAATCATTCTCATCCTCATCGCGACCCACTGGCTTCTCCGCCACCGCGCCCGGGCCTGAACCTAAACCTCTCTGGAATGCGGGATCAACAGCGCCCCGCAGCACCACAAATGGGGACGCTACCCATTTTCCGCCTCTCCGTGACTAAGTTGCTGACTTAGATAGCGTTAGGCCGTGAGAACGACTGGAAATGAGGCCTCCGGAGTCGCCCTGGGAACCGTTCCGGGAACGGTTCGGGGGGTGGTTCGGATGGGGACTTGCAGATAGACCTCCGTGGCGATTCTGCGGGTGGTTTCGGACGCGAGACGGAGTGCGACTTTCCGGGCGAATTGCGAAGGCACGGCCAAGGCGATTGCCGGACTGAATCGGACTGGCGCTTGCCGGCTGATTCTCATAGCCACTGCCGGCGTGGTGTGCGGAGCGACTCGCAAGACGGTTCGCAGAGCGGCTCTCAGGGTGACTTCGGCGGCGAGTTGCGGAGTCTGGCGAAAGGCGGGGACAGTCCCACAGAGCAACGCACGACTCGGCGCGGGACAGCGCCATCTGCCGACTCCGGGCCGCGGGCCGAGATGTGGACAAGCAGAAGCGGCAGCCTATACT
The bacterium DNA segment above includes these coding regions:
- a CDS encoding C25 family cysteine peptidase, with protein sequence MTNTARRVRSVLFVFLTSILTAAAFSPVANRQSPTANPKAMSSAPAVRKAGETSSGSRSLSSAQAQAVQVLSSSTRGVELEFTADSFGMANTATGVAVSAPGFERSAKPGEPDLPSRTVFVGIPQSGNVRLSVATEGDETSAHVQVRPAVGFSERKQETGYNLQARNGLWPTATAEILSIETLRGVRFARIKVNPAQYDAASGTLRMHHRVRVALSFDNAAVAVDRPDALDGVISPMLVNGADAIHWKLDLPTQDSVNFFTRSNVWCRIKTESTGIYRINPADLQAAGFHPESIAPATMKLYSIGPYTINGPYPDTMVEVPVYVKDNGDTKFDKGEYLAFYAESPSYWQVNDTSWRTNDTLWRTNVFTDTNCWWLTWGGENGRRMDSVSGAGATSPQTDAYEHARLELDSLCPARSGLLWLWKDIVKTEGLDTTVPIQLAIPQRDTIRWLRGRFYGNSASAGAHANARIYLNGLLVDSLRVAEAPSTPPAVDFYIDSLPAAAAARAGQSDTLSIELYGDDAAEVYLDYLEVGYSEKLAVTSSNPQLEFLAAEGSGAQFGIDGASGDALILDVTNPFSPNRITNTDVAGSRRGLRLSAGGFRRLWCALPSGLFAPQVVRRTPGNLRTAGDADYYIVCPDEFYQSAKLFARYREGNVAGIPNARVGIAKLSDVYDEYAFGIAEPGAIKHLLQAKRPAYVLLAGDGTYDYRNRLLLRTSPVLPPREIGYDIDPEVYGDAAYALDAWYADIDGSGSAPDLILGRVTVRSAVEFRQFLDRIKRYETQPLGYWAKRYLLLGDDEIEGSYDRPDPLRDDHIPSCEAEAQRAAGLLDPVKVYLTEYPLTSTNLKAEASAEFIRQLNAGALLFCFFGHGAGFQLCHEQALHITNTVPLVNNGSRSPLAFYGSCGVGRFEDTRYEAIAEELVRRDGGTIAGVGATKATSSGTNEELARLMFQRVRNYPDDPIGPAFFQAYTQENTLYHLFGDPATVLRMPRSATGPDVRPDTFYPGGRNTFQAADSVHRKGSYEVSAHEATWHRYYHSTFTDGETWSVNYNLPGYEIHRAAGTFDSSKIVGSFIVPRIPYPETTYVANGWYARLPSTGRVSLLSYAGTIGLSFEHDSIPLDTAVTTTDNQPPQVGLYADNIRLVPGDTNRVPSSFNLIGRLSDASGILIVPVVPGTDPAVQDVALSMKMEGTTTPLSSYFRYDDNSTTSGRFTYPLTMQNALDSLMVTASDNMVDPNNPARNRTRVTVLLNSDSSNTLKLTNCLVYPSPTTGAAKFTFNLSRAALVSVRIYTIAGRLVRVLQPIPCGFDYNQIQWDGLDKDGVPLANGVYLYKLDAEATEVSASGSQSSSASFRDKFIIHR
- the chrA gene encoding chromate efflux transporter — protein: MAATDGGLELNRVSLREIARVFAKVGTVGFGGGVGMLALLRQEVVEKRQWVDDAELSVAVAMGQMLPGPFVSNYAEYIGYELRGLKGMVVAVIALLAPCFVLMCGLSFLYFRFGSVPLVTKLFGGVQPVVVGILAWATWSIGKANIKTWQAVVIGVIAAAALFSKADVLLVVVGCGVLGVLLNRTKAEARSERLEARSDEGGEEKEEGQEPKAKRQNGGQRKAKGGRRMAFAPWIPAILFATVAVAAGPTAWQKAVGLSYVFLKVGTVIFGGGFAAIPFLQHEVVEVHHWLSMREFIDGVALGQITPGPVAITAAFIGYKVLGLWGALIAALGTFLPSSLMLWGLIHVYRRISSNPLVRGFLSGVMPAVTGMLLSATVFVGRSAIHGPVHAGLAVVALCLLLFVKVEPVWLVLGGAVVGMVL
- a CDS encoding DUF4126 domain-containing protein; protein product: MQYALYVLLGIGLAAACGFRVFVPFLVISIAALAGHLRLAPDFAWLGSWPALIIFGVATLLEIVAYYVPWLDHLLDIAATPVAIVAGIVVTASVVTGMSPVLRWSLAAIAGGGVAAAIQLATVALRRASTYATAGLAHPLAATLETGGSVGMSILSLLLPFVAGLLAIILILIATHWLLRHRARA